A region of Calditrichota bacterium DNA encodes the following proteins:
- a CDS encoding YgiT-type zinc finger protein, with translation MKCSIAGCPGEYEERHIVHTVRAQGQVIVIDHVPAEVCPVCGDVLLKPETVRRIEALLRSATRPAGTAPVYEYA, from the coding sequence ATGAAGTGCAGTATTGCAGGGTGCCCGGGAGAGTATGAGGAGCGGCACATTGTGCACACGGTCCGCGCACAGGGGCAGGTCATTGTCATCGACCACGTTCCTGCCGAGGTCTGCCCCGTGTGTGGAGATGTGCTATTGAAACCGGAAACCGTCCGGCGAATTGAGGCCTTATTGCGTTCAGCCACAAGACCCGCCGGGACCGCGCCCGTCTATGAGTACGCGTAG